The Paenibacillus sp. FSL R7-0345 DNA segment ATGCTCGTAGACGGTCTGATAGTCAGCCAGCACCTGACAAGGGTGCGCCAGATCGCTCAGGCCGTTGATCACAGGGACAGAGGCGTAGCGGGCCAGATCTTCCACCTTATCATGGCCGAAGGTGCGGATCATAATCCCGTCGAGATAACGGGACATTACCTGAGCCGTATCGCCTACGGTTTCGCCGCGGCCGAGCTGGATGTCATTTTTGCTCAGGAACAGTGCATGACCGCCAAGCTGATACATGCCTACCTCGAAGGACACGCGTGTGCGGGTCGAGGATTTTTCAAAAATAAGTCCGATTGTCTTGCCCTTCAGCGGCTGGTAAACCTCGCCGTTTTTTTGCTTCTTCTTCAGCTCGATAGCCAGATCAATCAGGTACGTGATTTCTTCCGGGCTGTAATCGTTCAGCTCCAGCAGATCACGGCCTTTGAGCTGCTGTGCGATAGTTAGCTTATCGCTCATGAATGTACCTCCCCGTCTGCTTGGTTAGCATAAGTATGAATCAGCGGGACAAGAATGTCCACCGCCTGGTTGATCTCATCACGGCCCACATATAAATTAGGCAGCAGGCGGATCACATTCGGTCCGGCCTGCACGAACAGCAGCCCCTGCTTCTGTCCCGCCAGTACAATATCGCCTACAGCATCTGTACATTCGATTCCGATCAAGAGGCCTTTACCGCGCACTTCTTTCACAAAAGGCGTATCTGCCAGCTTCTCTCTGAGCAAGCCGCGCAGGTATTCGCCCATCTCCTCAGCGCGCTGCGGCAGCTCGTCTTCGAGCATCGTCTCAATAGTAGCTTCCATCACCGCTGCCGCCAGCGGCGTACCGCCGAAGGTGCTGGCATGGCTGCCCGGGCTGAACGCATCGCGCAGATATCCTTTGCCCAGCATAACGCCTGCCGGGAATCCGCTTGCTACGCCTTTGGCCAGCGTGAAAATATCCGGCTCAATACCGTAGTGCTGATGCGCAAACAGCTTGCCTGTACGGCCCATGCCGGTCTGCACTTCATCCACGATCAGCAGCAGGCCATGCTCGTTGCACAGCTCAACTACAGCATCGAGGAATTCCTGCTGTACCTCCAGCACGCCGCCTTCGGCCAGGATCATCTCCAGCATGATGGCTGCAGTATTGTCCGTAATGGCCGCCTTCAGCGCCGTCAGATCATGCAGAGGCACCGTCTTGAAGCCCTCCGGGAGCGGCAGGAAGCCCTCTTTTACCTTCTGCTGTCCGGTGGCTGTCAGCGTCGCCAGAGTACGACCATGGAAGGACTGCTCAAACGTAATGATCTCGTAGCGTCCCGTGCCCTTCACTTTCTGATGATAACGGCGGGCCAGCTTGATTGCAGCCTCATTCGCCTCCGCACCGCTGTTGCAAAAGAACACCTGATCAGCACAGCTATTACCCGTAAGTAACGCTGCTACCCGGTCCTGTCCCGGAATATGGAACAGATTCGACACATGCCACAGCGTATCAATCTGCTCCTTCAGCTTTGCGCCAACCTTCTCCGGAGCGTGCCCCAGACTGGTTACCGCCAGCCCGCACATGAAATCAAGATACTTGTTACCCTGGTCGTCCCAGACCCAGCTGCCTTTGCCCTTAACCAGACTCAGATCATATCTGGCGTAGGACGGGAATACCGCACTCAGCTTGGCAGGAGCAGCCTCCTGAACCTCCGTTTCCCCTGAACGGGTATCCGCAGCCCCTGTTAAAGAATCTTTTTCCGCCTGTGTAAGCTCACTCATTCTTAGTCACTCTCCCACCATGCTGCTTCCGGTAAACCGGCAGCGCTATATTTTGATAACACCTGACTTCCGGCTCGGCTTGTGTCCACTCTATCTTACCAAACTACGAACGGATAATTCTCGTCCCCAGCTTCTCCCCGCCCAGCACGCGGCTCAGCACCTGAGGCTCTTTGCCGTCTACGATAACGACTTCGGACACGCTGCCCTGAATACAGTCCATCGCGGCGCGCACTTTAGGGATCATACCGCCGTAAATTTCACCGCTGGCAATCAGCTCTTCAATCTGCGTCACTGTGACTGATGGAAGTACAACCTTTTCACCATCCATTGTGCGCATAATGCCCGGAACGTCAGTGACCACAATCATCGAAGGCGATTCGACAAAAGAGGCCACCGCTCCCGCCGCCGTATCCGCATTAATATTGTAACGCTGCCCCGCAGCATCCACGCCGATCGGTGCGATAACCGGAATGTAGCCGAGTGCGAGAATTCCTTTTACGATCTCCGCCTTAACCTCAATCACCTCGCCGACCTGCCCTACCTCATCGCTGTTGGCTACAGGCCGTGCCAGAATCAGATTGCCGTCAACGCCGGACAAACCAAGCGCCTGCCCGCCGCTGCCCTGGATTCTGCGGACAATCGCCTTGTTGATGCTTCCGGCCAGCGTCATCTCTACAACATCCAGCACTTCCTCTGTCGTCACCCGCAGACCATTTACAAAGCTGCTCTCAATCCCCAGCTTCGCCAGATTATCCGAAATCGCCGGCCCTCCGCCGTGTACAATTACAGGCTTAACCCCGCTGCCCTGCAGCGCCCGCAGATCCTCAAAAAAAGAATCCGGCAGCGCAGCCAGCGTACTCCCGCCGCATTTCATCACAAACAGCTTTTCTATATTTAGCTCGCTCATCGATTCTGTACCCTCCCTATGGTCTTATACCAGCCGCCCGTCAGGTACGGTACGCAGCATTAATACGTACATAATCATAAGTGAGGTCACAGCCCCAGGCTGTAGCTTTACCTTCGCCGTCAGCAAGCTTTACGGTAATCAGTACGGTATCAGTCTTTTGCAGATAGTGCAGAGCCTGCTCCTCATCAAAAGCTACAGGCCGCGACTGGCGCAGCACCGCAATCTCCCCAAGCGAAATATCAACCTTTTCGGGCGATACCGGTACTCCGGCACGTCCAACAGCAGCAATAATCCGCCCCCAGTTGGCATCCGCCCCAAAAATCGCCGACTTCACCAGGCTGGAGCCCACTACCGTCTTCGCAATCGCAGCTGCCGCCTCATCATGCACCGCACCGCTGATCTGTACCTCAATCAGTTTGGTCGCACCTTCACCGTCCCGGGCAATCGCCTTGGCCAGATGCTGGCACACATAGGTAAACGCCGCAGCAAAAGCATCCCAGTCCGCGTGCAGACGCGTCAGCTTCTCATTTCCGGCCAGACCGCTGGCCATCGTCACGAGCATATCATTCGTGCTTGTATCTCCATCAACAGTTATCATATTAAAAGTAGTATTAGTAGCTGTGCGCAGCAGGCTTTGCAGATCTTCCCCGTCAATCAGGGCATCCGTCGTCATGAAGCCAAGCATAGTGGCCATATTCGGATGAATCATCCCCGAGCCCTTGGCTGCACCAGCAATTGTTACCTCTATTCCGCCGACTGATACTGTGACGCAGCATTCTTTTTTCACCAGATCGGTTGTCAAAATAGCCTGGCTGAACTCCTCCGCTCCGGAGGCGCCTCCATCCAGCTTCTCCTGAATTCCGGTAATCCCGCTGCGCACACAGTCCATCTTCAGTAATTCGCCGATAACGCCTGTTGAGGCAACGGCAACATCCAGCTCATTGACACCAAGCGCTTTGGCCGCAGCAGCACGCATCTCGTAAGCATCTTTTTCACCCTGCTCGCCTGTGCAGGCATTGGCATTCCCGCTGTTTACGATGACTGCCTGCAGGGTACCGTCCGCCAGACTTTCCCGGGTTACTTTAAGCGGCGCAGCCTGGAATACATTCGTTGTATACACAGCCGCGGCTGTTGCCGGAACCTCGCAGAGAATGACTCCAAGATCGTTACGGGTTGTTTTTTTGAGGCCGCAGTGCAGTCCAGCAGAGGTAAAACCTTTTGGTGCGGTAATGCTTCCGCCCTCCACGACAGTATATAGCTGAGTTATGCTCATTGTATGTTTGACCGCTGCGCTTTACGGATACACTGGTGTGTAACCTAGGCCGCGGGTTTCCTCCCATCCCATCATCAAATTCAGGTTCTGAATCGCCTGCCCTGCTGCGCCTTTAACGATGTTGTCAATGACAGACACAATCGTTACCCGTCCTGTACGGGCATCTGCCGAGAAGCCGATATCGCAATAATTCGAGCCGCTGACCTCTTTGGTTGCGGGAAGCACTCCTGCCTCGCGGATACGCACAAAAGATCTGCCTGCATAATACTTACGGTATAATTCCACAAAATCCTGCTCGCTATAAGCCCCGTTCATTCCTGCATACATCGTACTCATAATTCCACGGGTCATCGGTACCATATGGGTCGTGAACGTCACCGTTACTTTTTCACCTGAGATATCTGTAAGCACCTGTTCAATCTCCGGAATATGCTGATGCTTGTTGACTTTATAGGCTTTGAGATTCTCATTGACCTCGGCATAATGAACGCCCAGATTCACTCCGCGTCCCGCTCCCGAAATACCTGACTTCGCATCAATAATAATGCTCTCCGGCTTGATCCAGCCTGCCTCCACCGCAGGAATCAGTCCCAGCAGCGTAGCGGTCGGATAACAGCCCGGATTGGATATAAAATCCACCCCGGCAGCGCGTTCACCATATACCTCGCATAATCCGTAGAATGCCTGCTCAAGGTAAGCCGCCGGCGGAGCCGTGTGTTTATACCATTGCTCATACTCTGCGCCATCCTTCAGCCGGAAGTCACCGGACAGATCGACGACCTTCAGACCCGCTTCCAGCAGCTGCGGCACCAGCTTGGCGCTGACCCCGGAGGGAGTCGCCGTGAAAACTACATCTGCCCTGCCCGCAATCTCAGCCGGATCTACTCCGTCCAGCTTCCGCTCTACAATTCCCGTCAAATGCGGAAAACCGAGCTCGATCGGCTCTCCGGCGCTTGATGAGGAGATTACGGAAGTAATCTCAATATCCGGGTGGTTCTGCAAAAGCCTGATCAGCTCCACACCACCATATCCTGTAGACCCCACTATCGCCGCTCTCAGCTTGCCTGCCACTGTCATCCCCGCTTTCTAACTGTTTCTATTCATGCATACCGTCCTGCAAATATGTATTATTATACGACTGAATTAATATAAATACAACATGTAACGTTAAGTTTATTGGGAGGACCGTTATATAAGAAAGAGAAGCGCAGACTTCTCCATTGGAGCCTCTACGCTTCTCTTTTAAATCCTTCACCGAGTACCTCGTGGGCCTCTGTTATAATCACGAACGCGCCCGGATCGACGGAGCGGACAATCGCTTTTAGCCGGGTGATCTCATTCTGGCCGACAACCGCCATCAGCACAATCCGGTTATCACCGGTATAGCCGCCTTGCGCATTCAGCTTGGTCAGTCCGCGGTCCAGATCATTTAGAATTGCCTGGGATATCGCCTCTGTATGATCCGAAATGATATAAGCCACCTTGGTCACACTAAAGCCCATTTCCAGGGCATTAATCACTCTCCCGGTTACGAACAGGCCAATCAGTGCATACATTGCCTGTTCCATGCCCAGCACAAACGCAGCCAGTGTAATAACCGTGCCGTCCAGCAGCACAACAGACAGCGAAAAGCTGAAGCCGGTAATCTTTTGAATAATCTGCGCTGCAATCGTCAGCCCGCCCGTTGATCCGCGTCCGCGGAACACCAGACCCAGCCCAAGTCCTACTGCGATCCCTCCATAAATAGAAGCCAGCAGCGGATTCGTCGTCGGGACCGGGCCATCTTTGGTCAGGTAGATAAACAGCGGCAGCACAAAGCTCCCCAGCAGGGAGCGCATACCATATTGCTTGCCGAGGAAAATAATCCCCAGGATGAACAGTGGAATGTTCAGCGCCCACTGGGTAAAAGCAGGCTCTGCGCCAAACCAGGCTTCAGCAAGCACCGATAAGCCGGATACTCCACCAGAGGCTATCCGGTTCGGCAGGAAAAAAAGATTAAACCCGAGACCGGTAATCAAGGAACCGATCAGGATTAACGCTATATCTACTGTATGGCGCAGCGGCCCGTTCAGCGGAATCAGCGGCGGTTTGTTGCGTGAATTGACTTTTTGCATGCTCTAGCTTCTCCTTACTACACTCCGAGGACGCGTAGAAATCCAGTTATGCTTATTCAACTTCAGTCTTGATCTGGCTTCGCAGATAGCCGTCAATGAACAGGTTAATATCGCCGTCCATTACCGCTCCCACGTTCCCGGTTTCCACGGAAGTACGGTGATCCTTCACCATGCTGTAAGGGTGGAATACATACGAGCGAATCTGGCTGCCCCAGGCAATATCAGACTGCTCACCGCGGATCTCATCCAGTTGCTTCTGCTGCTCCTGCAGCTTCTGCTCATATAGCTTGGAGCGCAGCATCTTCATCGCCTGCTCCCGGTTCTTGATCTGTGAGCGTTCATTCTGACAGGTTACCACCACGCCTGTAGGAATATGCGTAATCCGCACTGCAGAGTCCGTAGTATTGATGTGCTGACCGCCCGCGCCGCTGGCCCGGTAGGTATCAATCTTCAGATCCTCTGTACGGATCTCCACTTCAACATCATCCGAAATTTCCGGAACCACATCGCAGGAAACAAACGAGGTGTGCCGTCTGCCGGAAGAGTCGAACGGCGAGATACGCACCAGCCGGTGTACCCCCTTCTCCGTCTTCAGATAGCCGTAGGCATTAAAGCCCTTGATCAGCAGCGTTACGCTCTTGATCCCCGCTTCATCGCCCGGCAGGTAGTCCAGTACTTCAACCTTGAAGCCGTTTTTCTCGGCCCAGCGTGTATACATACGCAGCAGCATCTGTCCCCAGTCCTGGGACTCCGTTCCGCCGGCGCCCGGATGAAGCTCCAGAATCGCATTCAGCTTATCATACGGCTGGTTCAGCAGCAGCTGCAGCTCGAACTCATCGACCTTGCCGGCGACTGTGCGGATTGTCCCGGCTACTTCTGCTGCCAGCTCCTCATCGCCTTCCTCATCGGCCAGCTCCGCCATCATTGAGGCATCATCATATTCCTGCTGCAGCTTCTCGAACTGGTCTACTACCGATTTGACCGCGTTCATCTCACCAATGACCGCCTGAGCCTGCTCATTGTCATTCCAGAAGTCGGGCGCAGCCATCTTCTCTTCAAAGTTCGCAATGACTTCCAATTTGAGGTCTAAGTCAAAGAGACCCCCTAAGGTTGGTTAATTTCTTGCCTATTTCACGCAGGTCCTGCTTTACGCTAGGATCAATCATGGGATCACTACACCTTTCAAAATAAAATATTGCGCGGGGCCGCTGATTGGAGGTTTTGTGGATCTGCTCAACAATGCTGCTCCTTAGAGCTGGCACTGCAAAACCTCTAACCCGGTTAATACGCAGATCCGAGGAATGCTTGGACTTCCGGCCGCTGTTGTCTTCAGATTTCTTGATTTGAACCGCTGTTCGCGGTAGAAATCTGAAGACAGCCTATGCTTCCTTAGCGAGCTTTTCTGCGAAAAGCTTTCAGGCGGACGCTAACGCTCCTACAGTTCCAAACTTCCCCTCCACCGCTTCCGCCTTGGTTTTAGATTTTTCGTGAACGCAGCTCATCCTCTGCAGTTGCATCGCCCGATCCGCAAAACTCCAAAAAAGCGGCCGGGCCGCAAACGGGGGAATCCCCCGGGCCCAGCCGCTTTTATTAACATTATAAGCCTGAAGCGTTCGGGATATCCTTACGCGTTCTGGCCGTGGCAGTTCTTGTATTTCTTGCCGCTGCCGCATGGGCAAGGGTCGTTACGGCCGATGGCGGCTTCAACGTGCACAGGACGCTTTTCAGCCGGCTCAGCGTTGGTCGAGATTTTGTCTTCCTCGACTACAGACTGGCGTTCCTGGTTGGCTTCGATGTGCGCCTTCATAATATACGTAGCGACTTCCTCCTGGATGGCGGCAGTCATGGCGTTGAACATCTCAAAGCCTTCAAATTGATACTCACGCAGCGGGTCAGTACCGCCGTACGCACGGAGGTGAATCCCTTGACGGAGCTGATCCATCGCATCAATATGATCCATCCATTTGCTGTCTACAGAACGGAGCACGATAACTTTTTCGAATTCACGAACCAGCTCAGCGCCAAGGCGCTCTTCACGCGCATCGTATTTCTGCATAACACGGTCAAAGATGAAATCAACGATTTCTTCCACTTCTTTACCCCAGAGGTCATCACGTGTAAGGGCGCCTTCATCAAGCAGCTTGCTGTTAACGTAGTCGGCAATCTCTTGCAGCTCCCAGTTTTCCGGAATATCATCCACACAGTGAGCGCGGACTACACGGTCAATGACCGGCTTAATCATTTCCGTTACGACATCCTTGATGTTGTCGGATTCGAGAATTTCGCGGCGCTGTTTATAAATAATTTCACGCTGCTGGTTCATGACATCATCATATTGCAGAACGACTTTACGGATATCAAAGTTATTGCCTTCAACCCGTTTCTGGGCTGATTCGACAGCACGGGTAATCATCCGGCTCTCAATCGGCTGATCCTCTTCAAATCCCAGACGGTCCATCATGTTCAGAACGTTGTCGGCGCCAAAGCGCTTCATGAGCTCATCACCGAGTGACAGATAGAACTGAGTCGAACCCGGGTCACCCTGGCGTCCGGCACGTCCGCGCAACTGGTTATCAATCCGGCGGGATTCATGACGCTCTGTACCAATGATATGCAGACCGCCAACATCTCTAACGCCATCACCAAGCGTGATATCTGTACCGCGTCCAGCCATGTTCGTGGCAATCGTTACGGTTCCCGGCTGACCGGCTTGTGAAATAATCTCCGCTTCCGATTCATGATGCTTGGCATTCAGCACCTGGTGCTTGATGCCCTTACGCTTCAGCATGTCAGATACACGTTCAGAGTTCTCGATCGACACCGTACCTACCAGCACCGGCTGGTTCTTTTTGTGGCGTTCTACGATTTCTGCTACTACCGCATTAAATTTACCGTTCTCACTCTTATAGACAACGTCAGGCATATCCTCACGCTGGTTCGGTTTGTTCGTCGGTACCTGCAGCACTTCCAGGCCGTAAATCTTCTTGAATTCTTCTTCTTCCGTCTTCGCAGTACCTGTCATACCGCCCAGTTTGCGGTACATCCGGAAGTAGTTCTGGAAGGTGATTGTAGCCAGCGTCATGCTCTCGTTCTGCACCTGGATTTCTTCCTTAGCCTCAATCGCCTGATGCAGCCCGTCGCTGTAACGGCGGCCAGCCATCAGACGTCCGGTGAACTCATCGACGATAACAACCTCATCACCGTTCACCACATAATCGACGTCACGGCGCATAATGACATTTGCCTTAAGCGCCTGCACGATATGATGGTTCAGCGTTACGTGGCTGTGGTCATACAGGTTCTCAACGCCAAAAGCGCGTTCAGCCGTAGCCACGCCTTTCTCAGTCAAAGCTACCGACTTCACTTTAATATCAACAGTGTAATCTTCTTCAGCCGTCAGCTTTTTAACAAAACGGTCTGCTGCATAGTACAGCTCTGTCGATTTCTCGGCTTGTCCGGAAATAATCAGCGGAGTACGCGCTTCGTCGATCAGAATGGAGTCCACTTCATCAATAATACAGAAATATAGCGGGCGTTGTACCATTTGCTCTTTATAGAGCACCATGTTGTCACGCAGATAGTCAAAACCAAATTCATTATTAGTACCATACGTAATATCGCAGGCATAAGCTTGTTGTTTATCAGCATGGTCCATACCGTTCAGGTTAACCCCGACCGTCATGCCCAGGAAGTTATAGATTTGTGCCATTTGCGCACTGTCGCGCTGAGCCAGATAATCGTTTACCGTTACAACATGCACACCCTTGCTGAGCAATGCATTCAGATAAACCGGCAGAGTACCCACCAGGGTCTTACCTTCACCTGTCTTCATCTCGGAGATCCGGCCTTCATGCAGCGCCATACCTCCAACCAGCTGTACGTCAAAATGCCGCATGCCCAGCGTCCGTTTGGAAGCTTCGCGTACGGTTGCAAATGCCTCTGGAAGAATCTCCTCCAAAGTCTCGCCCTTTTCAATCCGGGCCCGGAATTCTTCTGTCTTCGACTTAAGCGCCTCATCCGAGAGTGCTACGAATTCAGGTTCCAGTCCGTTAATAATTTCGACCGTCTTCATGAGACGTTTGACATCGCGTTCGTTGGTGTCGCCGAATATTTTCTTTACAAGTCCTAGCATGGTTAACCCCTTTCATGCAACACAGATGGTGGAACCGAGCCCATCCTTAATAAAAAATTGAAAGGGCCATATATTATTTCGATTCCGCTGCTTCATAAATTGTAACAGTTTGTAAGACAAGCCGCAATACGAGCAGCCGCAACCTTATTTTACAAAATAGCAGAAGCGCTGAATTGTCACTCTTTCTATACGAATAAGAGCCCTATTCGCTTCAAGCGAATAGGGACTCGGCTGATTTTTGTAATTAATACTGCCTGCAATGACCATTCGGCATATGGCGTTCCCGGTGAACCAGATTAATCCTGTTCGATCAGGCCGTACTTGCCGTCATTGCGTTTGTAAACAACGCTTACTTCAGAAGTCTCAATGTTGGAGAATACGAAGAAATTATGTCCAACCATATTCATCTGCAGAATAGCTTCCTCCACATCCATCGGCTTCAAGGTGAAGCGTTTGTTCCGCACAACTTCCAGATCATCGTAATCCTGTTCCTCGACAGCCACGGCACTTGCCGGTTCTTCCACGAAGATGGTCTTCAGGCTGCCTTCCTGACGGAACTTACGGTTGAGCTTGGTTTTGTGCTTGCGGATCTGACGTTCCAGCTTGTCCACAACAGCATCAATAGATGCATACATATCGTCGCTGCGGTCTTCTGCACGAAGCGTTACACCAGCTAATGGAATTGTGACTTCCACCGTGTGGATGCCGCGCACTACGCTAAGCGTCACATATCCTTCTGAGGTAGGGGGTGCATCGAAATACTTCTCAAGTCTGCTGAGCTTCTTATCAACATATTCTCTCAAAGCATCTGTCACTTCAATTTGTTGACCTCGAATGCTGAATTGCATAGGGCACTCCTCCTTTGTTTACGTTCCCATTATACCAAATTGTCAGCGCTAAGTAAAAAGCAATTCATTACAGACTTTACATTTACCTTACATAACTTATAGCAAGGCATACTTACAAATAAACAAAGTCCGGACGGGGCAATCAGCCTGCCCACATCCGGACCCTGTTCAGCCGCTTATATTATTCCTGAAATGAACGAAATTATAATAGCAAACAGCTTAAGAACGCCTGTTTACGAACACTATTTGCTTTAAGGGCTATTTTGTATGAATCCGCAATATTTCTATCGGTGACAAAGATGTCCCGCTGCCTGCAATGACATATACTTTATAGGCAGTATTAGCCGTAAGACCACTTAGTGCCAGTGTCTCTCTTACTCCCGGCACCGGTGTAACTCCGCCGCTCCAAGGTGCAGCAAGCTGTGCTCCGGAGCTGTTTTGCCCTGCTAATATCTGTGCTGCAGTAGGCTGGGTAGCATCGGCCGGAAGCACCACGTACCGTACTGGTGTAGCGGTACCACCCGTCTGACCATAGGTCACATAAACATCGGCTGTCACTGTCCCCATAGAACCCGGGCTGAGCTCAGTAATAACTCCTCCACTGGCAGAAGCTGTAGCTAACCGTAATGTATATACGCCTGACCAGTTCCCTGCAGTATCAGCAACCGCAATGTAGGTCGTGTATTCTGTGGCTGGCTGCAATCCATAAACCGAGAAGGATACAGTGCTGCCGGCGGTAGCAGCCGTCTTACCGGCGTTCACACCTGCCGATCCGGCAGCGGTCAGACCATCACGCACCTGCAGGTTTGTCGGAAGGAGTGCAGTGCTGCTGTAAGGAGCGACAACATAATAAACAGCGCCTGTTACTGACGGAGTCAAATACACATCAGCAGTAACAGATCCTACCTGTCCGTACGTTATATTGCTAACGGTTGGTGCGGTGCTTCCACCTCCGCCGCCTCCACCTCCGCCGCTACCTCCGCCAGTTGAGCCGGCAGGAGTTGCTGTCGGCGTTGGAGAAGCCGTTGCAGATGGCGTAGCTGTCGGGGTTGGAGTAGGCGTGACTGTGCTGCCTGTACCAGGCTTATTCGCAGCTGAGTTACCAATGATCCCTACGGCTTCAGCTCTGGTCAGTGCCTTTTTCGGCCCGAAGGTTCCATCCGGATAACCGTTAATAATGCTCTTGGCGGCCGCTGCTGCAACCGCTCCTTTGGCCCATGAGGCAATTTGCGCGCTATCCTTGAACGTCAGCGTTGTGCTGTTTGTGTTCAAGCTCAGCAGCTTTGCGGTAATTACCGCAGCTTCCTGACGGGTAATCGGACTGGTAGCACGGAAAGTATTATTTTCATATCCGCCAATATATCCGGCTCTCACAGCCTTGGCTACTTCGCTGTAAGCCCAATTTGAGCTCTTGAGATCTGTAAAGGTAATTGCTGCCGTGTCCGTAAATCCAAATAAACGGTTTACCAGCGCAACATATTCACCACGGGTAATCGCATTATTCGGCTTTACCGTCCCGTCAGCATAGCCCTGGAGGTAGCCTTTATCGAGCCAGTCCTGCAGTTGACTCTGCGCCCAGTGCCCCTGAATATCCTTAGCCGTTGCTGCAGATACACTTCCAAGAGCGCCGAACAACATGCTGATTCCGAGTATGCCAGTCATTAAACCACGCCACATTTTCTTCATTCTGCTATCCATCCTCCTAAAAGTTTTTTATGCGTACACCTCCATGGTTACTTACCATAACCGCACAAACTCATTTCCGGAAGCGTACGCTTACATTTGTTGGCCTCCGCACACATAACGCATTAAATACAGCACCTGCTTCAGAAGCATTCTGTTGTTCTCTCACTTAGGCAGTATGATGAAATTCATTCGTTCACACTTTGTGTATAACTTCTTCTTCACCGCCGGTGGGCATTGGCTGCGGGAGTATCGTTTTCACACCCTTCTCTAACCATACGCCTAAGCACGAATAGTCTGCATCGAGGCAAGATCGTAGGCCCAACGTCTGTTATTACCCAAATTTTGCATGACTCTAACAATAAACTGGAAATTGATGTTAGCTATCGATTTTCAGAGACAAATTAGCGCTTACAAAACAAAAAAAGACCCCGGGAGAATCCCAGGGTCTCTGCTAGCGTTGTCTAAATTGCTAACCATCTACCATATATGTAGGTCGGCTTCGCCGGATGATTATAATTTGATGACGTTAGCTGCTTGTGGTCCGCGTGCGCCTTCAACGATGTCAAACTCTACGGATTGACCTTCATCCAAAGTCTTGAAACCATCAGTTTGGATTGCGGAGAAGTGTACGAATACGTCGCCACCATCGGCAGTTTCGATGAAGCCATAGCCTTTTTCTGCGTTAAACCATTTAACTTTACCTTCCATTGATTAAACATTCCCTTCGTCATCAGATGAACGTGAGTCTTGCCCACAACTCGACTATACCACCGCAGCTTCTTCATTGTCAATTGGAAAAGTAAATGTTTACTTTCAATAATTTACCACCCATTAATTTAAAATAAAGTTGCTTCAAATGTGATCATTTCATCAAAAAGGAGCAGACGCTATATAATACCCGTCTGCTCCTGAGATGAAACATCAAGAGTGTTATTTTTTGCGGTCCATTAGGATACTGTCGGGGGTGTAGGCGGCCTCGTAGGCGTTACGTTGGGTTTTGGCTTGGTTGCGTTTCTGCAGCCAGTCCCGGGCCTCTAACCGGTGGGCGTTCATTCGGGCTACAATAGCAGGGTCGTGTTCCAGAATCCGACCTAATACTGCTTTTT contains these protein-coding regions:
- the argJ gene encoding bifunctional ornithine acetyltransferase/N-acetylglutamate synthase, whose product is MSITQLYTVVEGGSITAPKGFTSAGLHCGLKKTTRNDLGVILCEVPATAAAVYTTNVFQAAPLKVTRESLADGTLQAVIVNSGNANACTGEQGEKDAYEMRAAAAKALGVNELDVAVASTGVIGELLKMDCVRSGITGIQEKLDGGASGAEEFSQAILTTDLVKKECCVTVSVGGIEVTIAGAAKGSGMIHPNMATMLGFMTTDALIDGEDLQSLLRTATNTTFNMITVDGDTSTNDMLVTMASGLAGNEKLTRLHADWDAFAAAFTYVCQHLAKAIARDGEGATKLIEVQISGAVHDEAAAAIAKTVVGSSLVKSAIFGADANWGRIIAAVGRAGVPVSPEKVDISLGEIAVLRQSRPVAFDEEQALHYLQKTDTVLITVKLADGEGKATAWGCDLTYDYVRINAAYRT
- a CDS encoding YitT family protein, whose amino-acid sequence is MQKVNSRNKPPLIPLNGPLRHTVDIALILIGSLITGLGFNLFFLPNRIASGGVSGLSVLAEAWFGAEPAFTQWALNIPLFILGIIFLGKQYGMRSLLGSFVLPLFIYLTKDGPVPTTNPLLASIYGGIAVGLGLGLVFRGRGSTGGLTIAAQIIQKITGFSFSLSVVLLDGTVITLAAFVLGMEQAMYALIGLFVTGRVINALEMGFSVTKVAYIISDHTEAISQAILNDLDRGLTKLNAQGGYTGDNRIVLMAVVGQNEITRLKAIVRSVDPGAFVIITEAHEVLGEGFKREA
- the argC gene encoding N-acetyl-gamma-glutamyl-phosphate reductase; the protein is MAGKLRAAIVGSTGYGGVELIRLLQNHPDIEITSVISSSSAGEPIELGFPHLTGIVERKLDGVDPAEIAGRADVVFTATPSGVSAKLVPQLLEAGLKVVDLSGDFRLKDGAEYEQWYKHTAPPAAYLEQAFYGLCEVYGERAAGVDFISNPGCYPTATLLGLIPAVEAGWIKPESIIIDAKSGISGAGRGVNLGVHYAEVNENLKAYKVNKHQHIPEIEQVLTDISGEKVTVTFTTHMVPMTRGIMSTMYAGMNGAYSEQDFVELYRKYYAGRSFVRIREAGVLPATKEVSGSNYCDIGFSADARTGRVTIVSVIDNIVKGAAGQAIQNLNLMMGWEETRGLGYTPVYP
- the argB gene encoding acetylglutamate kinase, which encodes MSELNIEKLFVMKCGGSTLAALPDSFFEDLRALQGSGVKPVIVHGGGPAISDNLAKLGIESSFVNGLRVTTEEVLDVVEMTLAGSINKAIVRRIQGSGGQALGLSGVDGNLILARPVANSDEVGQVGEVIEVKAEIVKGILALGYIPVIAPIGVDAAGQRYNINADTAAGAVASFVESPSMIVVTDVPGIMRTMDGEKVVLPSVTVTQIEELIASGEIYGGMIPKVRAAMDCIQGSVSEVVIVDGKEPQVLSRVLGGEKLGTRIIRS
- a CDS encoding aspartate aminotransferase family protein, translating into MSELTQAEKDSLTGAADTRSGETEVQEAAPAKLSAVFPSYARYDLSLVKGKGSWVWDDQGNKYLDFMCGLAVTSLGHAPEKVGAKLKEQIDTLWHVSNLFHIPGQDRVAALLTGNSCADQVFFCNSGAEANEAAIKLARRYHQKVKGTGRYEIITFEQSFHGRTLATLTATGQQKVKEGFLPLPEGFKTVPLHDLTALKAAITDNTAAIMLEMILAEGGVLEVQQEFLDAVVELCNEHGLLLIVDEVQTGMGRTGKLFAHQHYGIEPDIFTLAKGVASGFPAGVMLGKGYLRDAFSPGSHASTFGGTPLAAAVMEATIETMLEDELPQRAEEMGEYLRGLLREKLADTPFVKEVRGKGLLIGIECTDAVGDIVLAGQKQGLLFVQAGPNVIRLLPNLYVGRDEINQAVDILVPLIHTYANQADGEVHS